A DNA window from Naumovozyma dairenensis CBS 421 chromosome 7, complete genome contains the following coding sequences:
- the LEM3 gene encoding Lem3p (similar to Saccharomyces cerevisiae LEM3 (YNL323W); ancestral locus Anc_3.16) codes for MVNFDLSQVGATFRKKDKEYKDVVVPEEEEEDIDASEFEDDEILPQKVKNRRPREDDFTQQRLAALNPVLTPKTVIPIYLIIAGVFVIVGGCLLALASRVDEMTLYYQDCMTAAPTDDFADMPTSHYKYYFHNLPNFDTSPQWRFIDDPNDDFQERGTCQIRFTIPRTIKKTVYINYMLEKFAANHRRYVLSFSEDQLRGAKASYDVIHDSTGINCKPLARSSNGKLYYPCGLIANAMFNDTFPMELINVTDTSNNYPLTNQGINWKTDRQRFKKTKYNYTEITPPPFWEKSFPDGYNETNIPNIQEWEEFQNWMRPGAFDKSTKLIRRNGNDSLPAGEYEIDIGLHWPVTEFNGKKAVYITHGSSIGGRNSFLGIVYLIGGCICCAMAIVLAGCWVMSGRKIADPNSLSWNKH; via the coding sequence ATGGTGAATTTTGATTTGAGCCAAGTGGGTGCAACGTTCCGTAAAAAggataaagaatataaagatgTGGTAGTCCCcgaggaagaagaagaagacatTGATGCATctgaatttgaagatgatgaaattctGCCTcaaaaagtgaaaaatagAAGACCTCGTGAAGATGATTTCACTCAACAACGATTAGCTGCATTGAATCCAGTTCTAACTCCAAAGACAGTTATaccaatatatttaatcaTTGCAGGTGTTTTCGTTATCGTTGGGGGATGCCTATTAGCCTTAGCGTCTAGAGTCGATGAAATGACTttatattatcaagatTGTATGACTGCTGCTCCGACCGATGATTTCGCAGATATGCCAACTTCacattataaatattatttccatAACCTTCCTAATTTTGATACTAGTCCACAATGGAGGTTCATTGATGATccaaatgatgatttcCAAGAACGTGGGACATGTCAAATAAGATTCACCATTCCAAGAACAATCAAGAAGACCgtttatataaattatatgcTAGAGAAATTTGCTGCAAATCATAGACGTTATGTCTTATCATTCAGTGAAGATCAACTTAGAGGTGCAAAAGCCTCCTATGATGTTATCCATGATTCTACTGGTATTAATTGTAAACCATTAGCTAGAAGTAGTAATggtaaattatattatccATGTGGATTAATTGCTAATGCAATGTTTAATGACACGTTCCCAATGGAATTGATTAATGTTACTGACACTTCTAATAATTACCCATTAACGAATCAAGGAATTAATTGGAAGACTGATAGACAAAGGTTTAAGAAGactaaatataattatactGAAATTACCCCACCGCCATTTTGGGAAAAAAGTTTCCCTGACGGATATAATGAGACTAATATTCCAAACATTCAAGAGTGGgaagaatttcaaaattggaTGAGACCTGGTGCATTCGACAAATCAACTAAATTGATTAGACGTAATGGGAATGATAGTCTACCTGCAGGTGaatatgaaattgatattgGATTACACTGGCCCGTTACTGAATTCAATGGTAAGAAAGCAGTATATATTACACATGGTTCAAGTATAGGAGGAAGAAATTCATTCCTAGGTATTGTCTACTTAATTGGAGGTTGTATTTGTTGTGCCATGGCGATTGTATTAGCAGGATGCTGGGTGATGAGTGGGCGGAAGATTGCCGATCCAAATTCTTTGTCATGGAATAAACATTAG
- the CDC33 gene encoding translation initiation factor eIF4E (similar to Saccharomyces cerevisiae CDC33 (YOL139C); ancestral locus Anc_3.20), translated as MSVEEVSQKLETVSVSDDTPKTVLTDSNNFEVKHPLNSKWTLWYTKPAVDKSESWSDLLRPVTSFETVEEFWAIIQNIPEPHELPLKSDYHVFRGDIRPEWEDTANSKGGKWSFQIRSKGSEIDELWLRTLLAVIGETIDEEESEINGVVLSIRKGGNKFALWTKSENEQALRNIGAKFKQVLKLTEDGHLEFYPHSSANNRNAQPTITL; from the coding sequence ATGTCAGTTGAAGAAGTCAGTcaaaaattagaaactGTCTCAGTCAGTGATGATACGCCAAAGACTGTTTTAACTGATAGTAATAACTTTGAAGTTAAACATCCTTTGAACTCTAAATGGACTTTATGGTACACTAAACCAGCTGTCGATAAGTCTGAATCATGGTCCGATTTGTTACGTCCAGTTACGAGTTTCGAAACTGTCGAAGAGTTTTGGGCaatcattcaaaatatcCCTGAACCACATGAATTACCTTTGAAATCAGATTACCATGTTTTCCGTGGTGACATTAGACCAGAATGGGAAGATACTGCCAACTCTAAAGGTGGTAAGTGGTCTTTCCAAATCAGAAGTAAAGGTAGcgaaattgatgaattgtGGTTAAGAACTTTATTAGCTGTCATTGGTGAAactattgatgaagaagaatctgAAATTAACGGTGTTGTCTTAAGCATTAGAAAAGGTGGTAACAAATTTGCATTATGGACTAAATctgaaaatgaacaagCTTTACGTAACATTGGTGCCAAATTCAAGCAAGTTTTGAAGTTGACTGAAGATGGTCATTTGGAATTCTACCCACATTCCTCTGCTAACAACAGAAACGCCCAACCAACAATTACCTTGTAA
- the RPD3 gene encoding histone deacetylase RPD3 (similar to Saccharomyces cerevisiae RPD3 (YNL330C); ancestral locus Anc_3.8) gives MVYENKPFDEIQVKPNDKKRVAYFYDADVGNYAYGSGHPMKPHRIRMTHSLIMNYGLYKKMEIYRAKPATKQEMCQFHTDEYIDFLSRVTPDNLELFKKESVKFNVGDDCPVFDGLYEYCSISGGGSMEGAARLNRGKCDVAINYAGGLHHAKKSEASGFCYLNDIVLGIIELLRYHPRVLYIDIDVHHGDGVEEAFYSTDRVMTCSFHKYGEFFPGTGELRDVGVGKGKYYAVNVPLRDGIDDATYRNVFEPVVKRIMEWYQPSAVVLQCGGDSLSGDRLGCFNLSMQGHANCVNYVKSFGIPMMVVGGGGYTMRNVARTWCFETGLLNNVVLDQELPYNDYYEYYGPDYKLDVRPSNMFNVNSPEYLDKIMTSIFVNLENTKYAPSVQLNNVPKDPEDLGDQEEDTAEAKDTKGGSQYARDKEVERTDELY, from the coding sequence aTGGTGTACGAAAACAAACCCTTTGATGAAATCCAAGTGAAACCCAACGACAAGAAACGAGTAGCATATTTCTACGATGCAGACGTTGGTAATTATGCCTACGGGTCTGGTCATCCGATGAAACCTCATAGAATAAGAATGACACATTCTTTGATCATGAATTATGGGTTATATAAAAAGATGGAAATTTATAGAGCTAAACCAGCTACGAAGCAGGAAATGTGTCAATTCCATACtgatgaatatattgattttttatctAGAGTTACGCCtgataatttggaattgtTTAAGAAGGAAAGTGTGAAGTTCAATGTCGGAGATGATTGTCCTGTCTTTGATGGATTGTATGAATATTGTAGTATCTCAGGTGGTGGATCCATGGAGGGAGCTGCTAGATTGAATAGAGGCAAATGTGATGTGGCCATTAATTATGCCGGTGGGTTACATCATGCAAAGAAATCTGAAGCTTCAGGGTTTTGttatttgaatgatattGTTTTGGGGatcattgaattattaaggTATCATCCAAGAGTTCtttatattgatattgatgttCATCATGGAGATGGTGTTGAAGAAGCATTTTATTCCACAGATCGTGTCATGACTTGTTCATTCCATAAATATGGGGAATTCTTCCCCGGTACGGGGGAATTAAGAGACGTAGGTGTGGGTAAGGGGAAATATTATGCTGTCAATGTGCCCCTAAGAGATGGTATTGATGATGCAACGTATAGAAATGTGTTTGAACCAGTGGTGAAAAGAATCATGGAATGGTATCAACCATCTGCGGTGGTTTTACAATGTGGTGGTGATTCTTTATCGGGTGATCGTCTAGgttgttttaatttatctATGCAAGGTCACGCCAATTGTGTCAATTATGTTAAATCCTTTGGAATTCCCATGATGGTTGTTGGTGGAGGTGGTTATACAATGAGAAACGTGGCAAGAACATGGTGTTTTGAAACAGGATTGTTGAACAATGTGGTGCTTGATCAAGAATTACCATATAATGACTATTACGAATATTATGGACCCGATTATAAATTGGATGTTAGACCATCTAACATGTTTAACGTTAACTCTCCGGAATATCTAGATAAGATAATGACGTCTATTTTTGtgaatttagaaaatacCAAATATGCACCAAGTGTCcaattaaataatgtaCCCAAGGATCCAGAAGATTTGGGGgatcaagaagaagatacaGCGGAAGCCAAGGATACGAAAGGTGGTTCTCAATATGCAAGAGACAAGGAAGTAGAAAGAACTGATGAGTTGTATTAG
- the PPM2 gene encoding tRNA methyltransferase PPM2 (similar to Saccharomyces cerevisiae PPM2 (YOL141W); ancestral locus Anc_3.15) codes for MTDNNPLVNPVLSSRSDKSLSKKQERKSKYADLAIQGTNNSSIASKRSVELLYLPKLNKDDKTTKSEYFKWFVPKNIKRSPCINRGYWLRLHAIRSRLKSILESNNGKKLLVINLGCGFDPLPFELLDRSNKSAECFQDTISFIDVDYSDLLVNKIKIIENSQELSQIITREQSSHISEDTLITKNYRTAPCDLNDSQAFEILSQDESLNLNDTNVIKIFIAEVSLAYMKPSNADGIISICSKIPNSHFVILEQLIPEGPYEPFAKQMLKHFRNNDSPLQSVLTYPTINSQLERFKKLGFPIINAGDMLNLWKQLPLETRSKIETIQPFDELEEFHLFAHHYILLHATNDTLFRFTDDYKFPSQVHAPLLSERSLKIKLTHEELNIKRSFGSSYVSKGTKNQITYHGGCNPTRLNETLIITPLHTEGSPSEEGYQIQTIKNDDPNFKKRMNHTFVNGIIIGGREAPHRPIYETIKFNGNSEYSYGMELPHGIERHRHCAVNVSENEILVFGGKVHSTPDAYRKDAFLSYDISKDEYTEVPYYTAIHTTPPCLIGSSMSYDKERNIGVILGGQLFKDDSFSDKLYKFSYCSRKKEITILDVFSNPLFQRYGSKCVFINDHQIMIVGGTSPEIVFNDRTTIITVDILTAKINSIPIPRNIWEESQVFLVGFELLKISETKVLIFAGGATCYGFGSVSNVGIEITLPST; via the coding sequence ATGACTGACAACAATCCATTGGTTAATCCAGTACTCTCCTCGAGATCAGATAAGTCTCTATCTAAAAAACaggaaagaaaatcaaaatatgCAGATTTAGCTATACAAGGTACCAATAATTCATCCATAGCATCAAAAAGATCTGTCGAATTGTTATATTTACCCAAGTTAAACAAGGACGATAAAACAACCAAGAgtgaatatttcaaatggTTTGTTCctaaaaatatcaaaagaTCCCCATGCATTAATAGAGGGTATTGGCTAAGATTACATGCAATTAGATCAAGATTGAAATCTATCTTAGAATCAAATAATGGGAAAAAATTACTGGTCATAAACTTGGGTTGTGGCTTTGATCCATTACCGTTTGAGCTTTTAGATAGATCCAACAAATCTGCTGAATGTTTCCAAGATACAATTTCCTTCATTGATGTAGATTATTCCGATTTActtgtaaataaaattaaaatcatcGAAAATTCTCAAGAATTATCTCAAATCATCACGAGAGAGCAATCTTCTCACATCTCGGAGGATACCCtcattacaaaaaattatagaaCAGCTCCATGTGATTTGAATGACTCTCAAGCATTCGAAATATTATCTCAAGACGAGTCGttgaatttaaatgatacaaatgtaattaaaatattcattgCTGAAGTCTCATTAGCTTATATGAAACCATCAAATGCTGATGGAATTATTTCCATTTGTAGCAAAATCCCAAACTCTCATTTCGTAATCTTGGAACAATTAATACCAGAAGGTCCATATGAACCATTCGCAAAGCAAATGTTGAAACATTTTagaaataatgattcaCCATTACAATCAGTATTAACGTATCCAACAATAAATTCACAACTCGAAagattcaagaaattagGCTTCCCTATTATAAATGCAGGTGATATGTTAAACTTATGGAAACAATTACCCTTAGAAACACGGTCCAAAATCGAGACAATTCAGccatttgatgaattggaagaatttcatcttttcgCTCATCATTATATCTTACTTCATGCTACGAACGATACTTTATTCCGATTCACTGATGATTACAAATTCCCATCTCAAGTTCATGCACCGCTACTTTCAGAACGATcattaaaaattaaattgaCACACGAAGAATTAAACATCAAGAGATCATTCGGCTCATCGTACGTATCGAAAGGGacaaaaaatcaaataacGTATCATGGAGGTTGTAATCCAACAAGATTGAACGAAACATTGATAATAACACCATTACATACTGAGGGTAGCCCGAGTGAGGAAGGATACCAAATTCAAACTATAAAGAATGATGACCCCAAttttaagaaaagaatgaaTCATACTTTTGTTAACGGGATCATTATCGGTGGAAGGGAAGCACCTCATCGCCCGATTtatgaaacaattaaattcaatggtAATAGCGAATACTCATATGGGATGGAACTACCACATGGAATTGAAAGACATAGACATTGTGCTGTAAATGTTTCTGAGAATGAAATCCTAGTTTTTGGCGGGAAGGTACATTCCACACCTGATGCCTATAGGAAAGACGCATTTTTATCTTATGATATTAGCAAAGATGAGTATACTGAAGTACCATATTATACAGCTATACATACTACTCCACCATGTTTAATTGGAAGTTCTATGTCATatgataaagaaagaaacatCGGTGTTATACTTGGTGGTCAATTATTCAAGGATGATTCTTTCTCTGATAAATTATACAAGTTTTCTTATTGCTCTagaaaaaaggaaattacCATATTAGATGTATTTTCCAATCCTTTATTCCAAAGATATGGCTCAAAATGtgttttcattaatgatcATCAAATTATGATTGTTGGTGGTACTAGTCCTGAAATTGTATTCAATGACAGGACTACAATAATAACCGTGGACATATTGACTGCTAAGATTAACTCTATACCAATCCCTAGGAACATATGGGAAGAAAGTCAAGTCTTTTTGGTTGGATTTGAATTACTAAAAATTAGTGAAACTAAAGTACTAATTTTTGCCGGAGGTGCAACATGTTATGGGTTTGGATCTGTATCGAATGTTGGTATCGAAATCACGTTGCCTTCAACGTAA
- the ARG8 gene encoding acetylornithine transaminase (similar to Saccharomyces cerevisiae ARG8 (YOL140W); ancestral locus Anc_3.17) has protein sequence MFRRKLSTTTSRLTSSLKATLQKDVNYQVTTYARPNDLCVTRGLNAKLYDDINNKEYIDFTAGIAVTALGHSNPQVSKILAEQSKKLIHSSNLYYTAESLELSAKIIEKTKQFGGQHDASRVFLCNSGTEANEAALKFAKKHGITINPKKQGLVAFQNSFHGRTMGALSVTWNAKYRTPFGDLIPHVSFLNLNDELTVLQNFIREKKDELAGLIVEPVQGEGGIFPVPEEKLIGLKQICQENDVMVIYDEIQCGLGRTGKLWAHAHLPKEAHPDIFTAAKALGNGFPIAATIVNEKVNNSLKVGDHGTTYGGNPLGCAVSKYVMDTLAKEDFLQQVQRKADLFTKRLTQIQRRFPHHIKDVRGKGLMIGAEFVEPPAELVKKARELGLLVITAGKSTVRFVPALTIEDEVIEEGLNIFEKAVESVYA, from the coding sequence atgTTTAGAAGAAAGTTATCAACAACTACGTCTCGTTTGACATCAAGTCTCAAAGCAACACTACAAAAAGATGTCAATTATCAAGTGACTACATATGCGAGACCAAACGATCTATGTGTCACTAGAGGTCTAAATGCCAAATTATATGATGatatcaacaacaaagaatACATTGATTTCACAGCTGGTATTGCAGTTACTGCCCTAGGTCATTCAAATCCTCAGGTCTCTAAGATCCTTGCTGAACAAagtaaaaaattgattcattcCTCCAATTTATACTACACAGCCGAGTCCCTAGAACTGAGTGCTAAGATCATTGAAAAGACAAAGCAATTCGGTGGTCAACACGACGCTTCAAGAGTATTCTTATGTAACTCAGGTACTGAAGCTAACGAAGCTGCTTTAAAATTTGCCAAGAAACATGGTATCACCATTAACCCAAAGAAACAAGGTCTTGTTGCTTTCCAAAACTCTTTTCATGGTAGAACTATGGGTGCTCTTTCTGTTACTTGGAATGCTAAATATAGAACTCCCTTCGGTGATTTGATTCCACATGTCTcattcttgaatttgaatgatgaattgaCTGTCTTGcaaaatttcattagagaaaagaaagacGAATTAGCTGGGTTGATTGTGGAGCCGGTTCAAGGTGAAGGTGGTATTTTCCCAGTTCCTGAAGAAAAGTTAATTGGATTGAAACAAATTTGtcaagaaaatgatgtCATGGTCATTTATGATGAAATTCAATGTGGGTTGGGTAGAACTGGTAAACTGTGGGCTCATGCGCATTTACCAAAGGAAGCACATCCTGATATCTTCACTGCTGCCAAAGCTTTAGGTAATGGATTCCCAATCGCTGCTACCATAGTTAATGAAAAGGTGAACAATTCTTTAAAGGTTGGTGATCATGGTACTACTTATGGTGGTAACCCATTAGGTTGTGCAGTTAGTAAATATGTTATGGATACTTTAGCTAAAGAAGATTTCTTACAACAAGTTCAAAGAAAAGCTGACCTATTTACTAAACGTCTAACTCAGATCCAACGAAGATTCCCACACCATATTAAAGATGTCAGAGGTAAAGGTCTGATGATTGGTGCTGAGTTCGTAGAACCTCCAGCTGAATTAGTTAAGAAAGCTAGAGAATTAGGTCTTCTGGTTATTACCGCTGGTAAGAGTACAGTCAGATTTGTTCCTGCCTTGACTATCGAAGATGAAGTCATTGAAGAAGGGTTGAACATCTTTGAAAAGGCAGTTGAATCTGTTTATGCATGA
- the RRP40 gene encoding exosome non-catalytic core subunit RRP40 (similar to Saccharomyces cerevisiae RRP40 (YOL142W); ancestral locus Anc_3.13): protein MASAQQQQQMHMILPGDSLPISETDLKSHRLVLGPGLYTDPKTLTIHPVNAGKLYITQNNNSNRINIHIDYESHRYIPHVNDLVIGCIVGTFADSYKVSLNSFSNSVSLSYMAFPNASKKNRPTLKIGDLVYCKVATAVKELEATVECLESGFGLLEDGMIIDSTGLKFVRLLLFDDQFPLLRLLASRTKFEIAIGVNGKIWIKADEIKDTLACYRSILDCSMCQSVDQFANIIKKHFQDLNTVAAATAATEN, encoded by the coding sequence ATGGCCTCAgcacaacaacaacaacaaatgcATATGATCCTTCCCGGTGATTCACTGCCTATATCAGAGACAGACCTGAAATCGCACAGACTAGTCCTAGGACCAGGCCTCTATACAGACCCCAAGACACTAACTATCCATCCAGTGAACGCAGGAAAACTCTACATCACTCAAAACAATAACAGTAATAGAATTAATATTCACATAGATTACGAATCTCATCGCTATATACCCCACGTCAATGATCTCGTCATTGGTTGTATCGTGGGCACTTTTGCTGACTCTTATAAAGTCTCATTGAATTCATTCTCAAATTCGGTATCTTTATCTTACATGGCATTCCCTAATGCttcgaaaaaaaatagacCTACTTTGAAAATCGGTGACCTTGTATATTGCAAAGTAGCCACCGCAGTGAAGGAATTGGAAGCTACAGTGGAATGTCTGGAGTCTGGGTTTGGTCTTTTAGAGGATGGGATGATTATCGATTCCACTGGTTTGAAATTCGTAagattattgttatttgaTGATCAGTTCCCATTGTTAAGATTATTGGCTTCGAGaacaaaatttgaaattgcaATCGGTGTTAATGGGAAAATTTGGATTAAAgctgatgaaattaaagatacGTTAGCTTGTTATAGATCTATTTTGGACTGTTCCATGTGCCAATCCGTTGATCAATTCGCAAACATTATCAAGAAACATTTCCAAGATTTAAATACTGTCGCTGCTGCTACTGCTGCTACTGAAAATTAG
- the NDAI0G03800 gene encoding alpha/beta hydrolase (similar to Saccharomyces cerevisiae YNL320W; ancestral locus Anc_3.21) — protein MILEGIAITTSASLLLLYLCQNKLLYPSWINKYRNVDALLSQEYDLPYTREMLTTDDNIQIEAYNLKNENGNSISTILILSPNAADIRLSLLIMDVFYNQMNTSVFIYSYRGYGISQGQPTEEGLKKDADCVIEYLKNDPFYKTKKLILYGRSLGGANAIYIASKYHNFVKGIILENTFLTVRKIIPYILPVSKYFSFFCKDIWNSERDIVQIDQDVPFLFLSGLKDKIVPPSQMKRLYDLCPSRYRELFEFNEGGHNDTIIQDGYWEIIEEFLKKYKMIDNEVKIEAMAPHL, from the coding sequence ATGATTCTTGAAGGTATTGCCATTACGACTTCTGCATCGCTGCTATTGTTATATCTTTGCCAAAATAAATTGCTATATCCTTCATGGATCAATAAATATAGAAATGTCGACGCTTTACTATCTCAGGAATACGATCTGCCTTACACGAGAGAGATGTTGACAACAGATGATAATATACAGATTGAGGCATACAATCTTAAAAATGAGAATGgcaattcaatttcaacaattttgATCCTATCACCGAATGCTGCCGACATTAGATTATCTCTCCTGATAATGGATGTTTTCTACAATCAAATGAATACCAGCGTGTTCATATATTCGTATAGAGGCTATGGTATTTCACAAGGACAACCTACAGAAGAAGGTTTAAAGAAAGATGCTGATTGCGTTATCGAATACCTCAAAAATGATCCATTTTATAAGAcgaaaaaattaatattgtACGGTCGTTCCCTTGGTGGTGCAAACGCAATATATATTGcttcaaaatatcataaCTTCGTGAAAGGTATCATTCTTGAGAATACTTTTTTAACAgttagaaaaattataccTTATATTTTACCTGTatctaaatatttttctttcttttgtaAAGATATTTGGAACTCAGAAAGAGATATCGTCCAAATCGATCAAGATGttcctttccttttcctAAGTGGATTAAAGGATAAAATCGTCCCACCTTCTCAAATGAAAAGGTTATACGATTTATGTCCTAGTAGATACCGTGAactttttgaatttaatgaagGTGGACATAACGACACTATTATACAGGATGGATATTGGGAAATAATAGAGGagtttttaaaaaaatataaaatgaTTGACAATGAAGTGAAAATAGAGGCGATGGCCCCCCACTTATGA